One part of the Ornithodoros turicata isolate Travis chromosome 2, ASM3712646v1, whole genome shotgun sequence genome encodes these proteins:
- the LOC135384578 gene encoding ammonium transporter Rh type A-like: MVYIGFGFLMTFLKRYGYGATGFTFLLSAIVSQWAIFTRGIWRLDGSKIRIDIESILGAEFAAVTFLISYGAVLGKTSIIQLSTMALTETVLGSCNEYLGAEVFRAMDAGGSIFLHSFGAYFGLGVAFVLHRKDALGHRNECSSYQSDVFAMIGTMFLWMFWPSFNGVAIHGAERHRAVVNTYLSMSASCVIAFAISASFDELGRLNMVHIQNSSLAGGVAVGSVAHVITEPHSAVIIGMTAGALSVFGYKYISPFLANSWRTHDTCGVHNLHGLPGVLAGITSIIVAASATWNHYGESLYLLYPARVPAANSTAYTRMNTTLPVVPGLGRTAAEQALYQLCALCATIAIAVAGGVATGLLIRLDSFNVVSSHVLYEDGLHWKVAEPDAPPVIQMSQKSRLPHLNLPHLQPFSLLLFIPFCRALPRANDNGESVSTLPPLPFGATTTIDSDAP; the protein is encoded by the exons ATGGTGTACATTGGATTCGGTTTCCTAATGACCTTCCTGAAGCGCTATGGTTACGGCGCTACGGGGTTCACGTTTCTTCTCAGCGCCATCGTAAGCCAGTGGGCCATCTTTACGAGGGGCATCTGGCGTCTCGACGGCTCAAAGATACGCATTGACATCGAGAG TATACTGGGAGCGGAGTTTGCTGCGGTGACATTTCTGATATCGTACGGTGCAGTCTTGGGAAAGACGAGCATCATTCAGCTGTCAACGATGGCACTAACAGAGACTGTCCTTGGATCCTGCAACGAATATCTGGGGGCAGAAGTCTTCAGGGCAA TGGATGCTGGAGGCTCAATCTTTCTGCACTCATTTGGCGCCTACTTCGGCCTTGGGGTTGCCTTTGTCCTTCACAGGAAAGACGCACTGGGCCACCGCAACGAATGCTCATCGTATCAGTCGGACGTGTTCGCCATGATCG GCACGATGTTCCTGTGGATGTTTTGGCCCAGTTTCAATGGCGTGGCTATTCATGGTGCAGAGAGACATCGTGCAGTTGTAAACACCTACCTATCGATGTCTGCATCGTGCGTAATCGCATTTGCCATTTCTGCGTCTTTTGACGAGCTGGGCAGGCTCAACATG GTTCATATACAAAACTCATCACTGGCTGGTGGAGTCGCTGTTGGAAGTGTGGCACATGTCATAACAGAACCTCACAGTGCTGTTATTATTGGAATGACTGCTGGAGCTCTTTCTGTATTCGGCTACAAGTACATCTCA CCTTTCCTAGCCAACTCCTGGCGTACGCACGACACTTGTGGGGTTCACAACCTTCACGGCTTGCCCGGTGTGCTTGCTGGCATTACGAGCATTATCGTCGCGGCATCAGCTACATGGAATCACTACGGAGAGAG CCTCTACTTGCTGTATCCTGCGAGGGTTCCCGCGGCAAACTCAACGGCGTACACCCGTATGAACACCACCTTGCCAGTTGTGCCAGGCCTCGGAAGGACAGCAGCTGAACAAGCCCTCTATCAACTGTGCGCACTTTGTGCAACTATTGCAATCGCTGTAGCCGGCGGAGTGGCCACGG GGCTGTTGATACGTTTGGATTCTTTTAACGTGGTCAGCTCCCATGTCCTCTATGAGGACGGTCTACACTGGAAGGTCGCGGAACCTGACGCTCCTCCAGTGATCCAAATGAGTCAGAAGAGCAGGCTGCCTCAC TTGAACTTGCCTCACCTCCAACCCTTCAGCCTTTTACTCTTCATCCCGTTCTGTAGAGCCCTCCCACGTGCGAACGACAACGGCGAGTCAGTTTCGACATTGCCACCACTACCATTTGGAGCCACCACTACCATTGACTCGGATGCACCCTAG